A window of Pseudanabaena sp. BC1403 contains these coding sequences:
- a CDS encoding sulfate/molybdate ABC transporter ATP-binding protein translates to MGIVVENVVKQFGDFLALDNINLEVKTGSLVALLGPSGSGKSTLLRLIAGLETPDRGKIFLTGKDATDQDVRDRNIGFVFQHYALFKHMTIRKNIAFGLEIRKEPKAKIADRVEELLELIQLKGLGNRYPSQLSGGQRQRVALARALAVQPSVLLLDEPFGALDAKVRKELRAWLRRLHDEVHVTSVFVTHDQEEAMEVSDVIVVMNKGKIEQIGTPAEVYDNPATPFVMSFIGPVNVLPANRDRISEFSKIHSASEDVYIRPRDILIETEATSTSVSARITRLIHLGWEVQAELMLGDGQVLTAHLTRERFDELKLQPQQYVHIEPKDAKSFPLDYSI, encoded by the coding sequence GTGGGCATTGTTGTAGAAAATGTAGTTAAGCAATTTGGCGATTTTTTAGCCCTAGATAATATCAATCTTGAGGTCAAAACTGGCTCATTGGTGGCGTTATTAGGCCCTTCAGGTTCTGGTAAGTCCACCCTATTAAGATTGATCGCAGGTCTAGAAACTCCCGATCGCGGCAAAATTTTTCTGACTGGTAAAGATGCCACCGATCAAGATGTACGCGATCGCAATATTGGCTTTGTGTTTCAGCACTACGCTCTCTTCAAGCACATGACCATTCGCAAAAATATTGCTTTTGGTCTAGAAATCCGCAAAGAACCGAAAGCAAAAATTGCCGATCGCGTCGAAGAATTGCTAGAACTAATCCAACTTAAAGGTTTGGGCAACCGCTACCCATCACAACTATCTGGCGGACAACGCCAACGAGTTGCCCTCGCGCGCGCCCTCGCTGTCCAGCCCAGTGTATTGCTTCTCGACGAACCCTTTGGAGCGCTAGACGCAAAAGTCCGTAAAGAATTGCGGGCATGGTTACGCCGACTTCATGATGAAGTACATGTCACTAGTGTGTTTGTCACCCACGACCAAGAAGAAGCGATGGAAGTGTCTGATGTGATCGTGGTGATGAATAAAGGCAAGATCGAGCAAATTGGCACTCCTGCCGAAGTTTACGATAATCCTGCGACTCCCTTTGTGATGAGTTTTATTGGCCCTGTGAATGTACTTCCCGCCAATCGCGATCGCATTAGTGAATTCTCTAAAATCCATAGTGCTAGTGAAGATGTGTATATTCGTCCTCGCGATATTTTGATTGAGACAGAGGCAACTAGCACATCGGTATCAGCACGCATCACAAGGCTAATTCATCTTGGTTGGGAAGTTCAAGCTGAATTGATGCTAGGTGATGGACAGGTTTTGACGGCTCACCTTACTCGTGAACGTTTTGATGAGTTGAAGTTACAACCACAACAATATGTCCATATCGAGCCAAAGGATGCCAAGTCGTTTCCTTTAGACTATTCAATCTAA
- a CDS encoding Rpn family recombination-promoting nuclease/putative transposase has translation MIDNICKFLAESFSADFASCLLGEAITLTKLEPSELSVEPIRADSVIFLESSEIILHIEFQTEPNKNIPFRMADYRLRLYRKFPDKQIHQVVIYLTPSQSSLVHETKFNIGTLNHEFNVIRLWEQPTTIFQKYQGLFPFATLSQTNDPAETLRQVANQIENIEDKQVKSNVAASTAIISGIALNKEIIQRLLRSEIMKESVIYQEILREGKAEGKAEGKAEGIAEGIAEGEAKGKTKERNQIALNMLRSNISLDLVAQFTGLTLKQVQKLQKNSVKQSQTPKISKPKRSPKS, from the coding sequence ATGATCGATAACATCTGTAAATTTTTAGCAGAGAGTTTTTCCGCAGACTTCGCCAGTTGCTTACTAGGCGAAGCCATTACCCTAACCAAACTCGAACCTTCTGAACTGTCAGTCGAGCCAATTCGCGCTGACTCCGTGATATTTCTCGAATCATCAGAAATCATCCTACACATTGAATTTCAGACCGAGCCAAATAAAAACATCCCATTCCGCATGGCTGATTATCGACTGCGGCTATATCGTAAATTTCCCGATAAACAAATCCATCAAGTTGTCATCTATCTCACCCCCAGCCAATCATCCTTAGTCCATGAAACCAAATTCAATATTGGCACGCTCAACCATGAATTTAACGTCATCAGACTATGGGAACAACCCACCACAATATTTCAGAAATATCAAGGACTCTTCCCCTTCGCAACCCTATCTCAAACTAATGATCCCGCAGAAACCTTAAGACAAGTTGCTAATCAAATTGAAAATATCGAAGATAAACAGGTAAAAAGTAACGTAGCTGCATCGACAGCTATAATATCGGGTATAGCCCTGAATAAAGAAATCATCCAAAGATTACTAAGGAGCGAAATCATGAAAGAATCAGTGATTTATCAAGAAATACTGCGAGAAGGCAAGGCTGAAGGCAAGGCTGAAGGCAAGGCTGAAGGAATAGCTGAAGGAATAGCTGAAGGCGAAGCCAAAGGCAAAACTAAAGAAAGAAACCAGATCGCTCTAAATATGTTGCGCTCCAACATTTCCCTAGACTTAGTCGCCCAATTTACAGGACTAACCCTAAAACAAGTCCAGAAGCTACAAAAAAATTCCGTAAAACAGTCTCAAACTCCCAAGATTTCAAAGCCAAAGAGATCGCCAAAATCTTAA
- a CDS encoding TetR/AcrR family transcriptional regulator: protein MSKAQETKTRIIEQAATLFNQQGYAGTSVSDLMRATGLQKGGIYNHFHSKDELALEAFDFAVNCVQQKFMGALKGKRHAVDRLLAILSVYEDILDNPPIEGGCPILNTSVESDDFHPALRKRSQLAMDAWRDLIRRIVDKGIMRGEFQATVDADTVATILIATIEGSVMLSKLYGDASHMERGIKHLKLYIQQQL from the coding sequence ATGTCAAAAGCTCAAGAAACTAAAACACGTATTATCGAGCAAGCGGCGACTCTGTTTAATCAGCAAGGATATGCAGGAACTTCCGTTTCAGATTTGATGCGTGCTACAGGATTACAGAAAGGAGGCATCTACAACCACTTCCATAGCAAAGACGAATTAGCCTTAGAAGCATTTGACTTTGCCGTGAATTGTGTGCAACAGAAATTCATGGGTGCTTTGAAAGGAAAACGTCATGCAGTAGATAGGCTGCTTGCCATCCTTAGCGTTTACGAAGACATCCTCGATAATCCACCAATAGAAGGCGGTTGTCCAATTCTAAATACATCCGTGGAGAGTGATGATTTTCATCCAGCTTTACGGAAGCGATCGCAACTAGCAATGGATGCTTGGCGTGATTTGATTCGGCGGATTGTTGACAAAGGCATAATGCGTGGTGAATTTCAGGCAACGGTTGATGCAGATACTGTTGCCACAATTTTGATTGCGACCATTGAGGGGTCGGTAATGCTTAGCAAACTATATGGCGATGCTTCCCATATGGAACGCGGAATAAAACATCTCAAGCTTTATATTCAACAGCAGCTATAG
- a CDS encoding glutathione S-transferase family protein codes for MLKLYYARPSAYARPVWLALLEKQLTFELIPVDLSGKQFEPEFLSLNPFSHVPVLVDGDFRVIESLAILDYLEAKYPTPSLLPTDAIALAKTRMAQLVALNELLPAFIRLIINEDSQTERSADWEFARLRAINTLGFLENLLGDSLYFAGEQLTMAEIVAGTFVYRMPSLGIPLTDYPKLQIWSERLLLRPAWQQIELSLEEWSSFKRHIKVIPKIWERRRRQRISSLSEQRLQPI; via the coding sequence ATGCTGAAACTATACTACGCCCGTCCTTCAGCTTATGCTCGCCCTGTATGGCTAGCGCTACTAGAAAAGCAACTGACCTTTGAGTTGATTCCAGTGGATTTAAGTGGCAAACAATTCGAGCCTGAGTTCCTTTCTCTGAATCCTTTTAGCCATGTCCCAGTATTAGTAGATGGTGATTTTCGGGTAATTGAATCCTTAGCGATTTTGGATTATCTGGAAGCCAAGTATCCCACTCCATCACTACTTCCTACCGATGCGATCGCTCTGGCAAAGACGCGGATGGCACAACTGGTTGCGCTCAATGAGTTACTACCTGCGTTCATTAGGCTGATCATTAATGAAGATAGCCAAACCGAAAGATCAGCAGACTGGGAGTTTGCTCGGCTACGCGCAATCAATACCTTAGGCTTTTTAGAGAACTTATTGGGTGATTCCCTCTACTTTGCTGGAGAACAACTCACAATGGCAGAAATTGTGGCTGGAACATTTGTTTATAGAATGCCTTCTCTGGGAATTCCGTTAACCGATTATCCAAAATTGCAAATTTGGTCTGAGCGATTATTGTTGCGTCCCGCTTGGCAACAAATTGAGCTAAGTTTAGAGGAGTGGAGTAGTTTTAAACGCCATATAAAAGTAATTCCCAAAATCTGGGAGCGTCGCCGCCGTCAACGAATTAGTTCTCTATCTGAGCAAAGACTACAACCAATCTAA
- a CDS encoding antibiotic biosynthesis monooxygenase, which translates to MQYVLIIHEVEAYPAWKAIFDQAADIRKTAGEISYQLLRYDNDANNIVHFSEWSSLDHARRFFESSELVEIRKKAGVKAPNFIYLHEIERGVL; encoded by the coding sequence ATGCAATACGTTTTAATCATTCATGAGGTTGAGGCTTATCCAGCTTGGAAAGCCATTTTTGACCAAGCCGCAGACATCAGAAAAACCGCTGGTGAAATCAGCTATCAGTTACTGCGTTACGACAATGACGCAAATAACATCGTCCATTTCTCAGAGTGGTCTTCGCTTGATCATGCTCGGCGCTTCTTTGAGTCCAGCGAGTTGGTGGAAATCAGAAAGAAAGCTGGCGTAAAAGCACCTAACTTTATCTACCTACATGAGATAGAACGCGGCGTGCTATAG
- a CDS encoding tetratricopeptide repeat protein: MRSLFALFLALCLLLNPAPVQAQLNITEAESNQLDALVKKAFTATDAGEFPAAEGYWTDLIKLYPDNAAGWSNRGNSKMSQNRPQEALADYNKSVELAPNFPDPYLNRGAALESLGKWEEAIADYDRVLAIDPKDAAAYNNRGNAKAGLGKWEEAIADYQIAMNVNSRFSTAFGNNAIALYEIGKSDEAIKAMKNILRKYPNFTDVRAALTAALWVDKKQGEAESNWVSVENLDPRYRDINWVKNIRRWPPSLVTALEKFLTLK; the protein is encoded by the coding sequence ATGCGATCGCTATTTGCACTTTTTCTTGCCTTATGTTTACTTTTGAATCCTGCACCAGTGCAAGCTCAACTCAACATTACCGAAGCCGAATCAAATCAACTGGATGCCTTGGTCAAAAAAGCTTTTACCGCCACCGATGCAGGTGAATTCCCAGCCGCAGAGGGCTATTGGACAGATTTAATCAAGCTCTATCCTGACAATGCCGCAGGTTGGAGCAATCGCGGCAACTCAAAAATGAGCCAAAATCGTCCTCAAGAAGCGCTTGCAGACTATAACAAATCTGTAGAACTTGCGCCTAATTTCCCCGATCCTTATCTCAATCGCGGTGCGGCTTTGGAAAGCTTGGGCAAATGGGAAGAGGCGATCGCGGATTATGATCGCGTGTTAGCAATTGATCCTAAAGATGCGGCAGCCTATAACAATCGTGGTAATGCCAAAGCTGGCTTAGGCAAATGGGAAGAGGCGATCGCGGATTATCAAATTGCGATGAATGTTAATTCGCGCTTTAGTACTGCCTTTGGTAATAATGCGATCGCTCTGTACGAGATCGGTAAAAGCGATGAAGCAATTAAGGCGATGAAAAATATATTACGCAAATATCCGAATTTTACGGACGTGCGTGCTGCTTTGACTGCGGCGCTTTGGGTAGATAAGAAGCAAGGTGAAGCGGAGAGTAATTGGGTCTCTGTGGAAAACCTCGATCCACGCTATCGAGATATCAATTGGGTAAAGAATATCCGTCGTTGGCCGCCCTCTTTGGTCACGGCGCTCGAAAAGTTTTTGACGTTGAAATAA
- a CDS encoding DUF4388 domain-containing protein, translating into MAISGYLSEFSLPEIFRLIEQGNKTGRLSIQERSQNPLYPGKIFRIWFKQGSIIAAADRLDGHGLLSMIQQRGWVSTRVASRITEVCAIDQPAGLCLKEQGLLEAEQLKMLFSQQVLQQVCKLFELLDGQFQFDAKVVAPITELTGLKAPPSEVTLAGLRALKDWTMLLDKLPEASSGIVSAITGKPQFRLNQLESQVWEFTKGDVSIQNIAKHLKLPLDKIQQVAFRLMTMGLVEEVPFVAAEMPSQKQDLEMSMSGSSGSSNSFPSNAFLQNLLGHLKIKANA; encoded by the coding sequence ATGGCTATTTCAGGATATCTATCCGAATTCTCTCTTCCAGAGATCTTTCGTTTAATTGAACAGGGAAATAAGACAGGGCGTTTAAGTATTCAAGAGCGCTCTCAAAACCCATTGTATCCAGGAAAGATATTTCGCATTTGGTTTAAACAAGGAAGTATTATTGCAGCGGCAGATAGGCTTGATGGACATGGGTTGTTGTCGATGATTCAGCAACGGGGATGGGTGAGTACTAGAGTTGCATCTCGTATTACAGAAGTATGCGCCATCGATCAACCCGCAGGACTATGTCTAAAAGAACAGGGTTTACTAGAAGCTGAACAACTGAAAATGTTGTTTAGTCAGCAGGTATTGCAACAGGTTTGCAAACTATTTGAGTTGCTAGATGGACAGTTTCAGTTTGACGCTAAAGTAGTAGCGCCTATTACGGAATTGACGGGTTTAAAGGCTCCACCTAGTGAAGTGACCTTAGCTGGTTTACGAGCTTTAAAAGACTGGACTATGCTTTTAGATAAGCTTCCAGAAGCGTCTTCAGGTATTGTCAGTGCAATCACTGGTAAGCCCCAATTTCGATTGAACCAACTAGAATCGCAGGTGTGGGAGTTTACTAAAGGAGATGTCTCAATTCAGAATATTGCTAAGCACTTAAAATTGCCGCTTGACAAGATCCAACAAGTTGCTTTTCGACTAATGACTATGGGACTAGTAGAAGAAGTTCCCTTTGTCGCAGCAGAGATGCCATCACAGAAACAAGATCTTGAAATGTCAATGTCAGGCTCATCAGGAAGCTCCAATTCATTTCCGAGCAATGCATTCTTACAAAACCTCTTAGGTCATCTGAAGATTAAAGCTAACGCTTAA
- a CDS encoding ATP/GTP-binding protein, which yields MEIMRLVVTGPVGAGKSTFIRSVSEIEVVDTDRQATDETADLKPKTTVAFDFGRLQFGPEMALHLYGTPGQSRFDFMWDILIKQAHAYVLLVAAHRPAEFRYARRIASFMNQRQKLPMVVGLTHTDCPNAWQSENIAIALGYIDPKTRPPFITVNANEQSSVAQAIVTLIQHSMQVCLV from the coding sequence ATGGAAATCATGCGTTTGGTTGTGACTGGCCCAGTAGGGGCTGGCAAGTCTACCTTTATCAGATCTGTTAGCGAAATTGAAGTTGTTGATACTGACCGTCAAGCGACTGACGAAACCGCAGATCTGAAACCCAAAACCACAGTTGCCTTTGACTTCGGGCGCTTGCAGTTTGGTCCAGAAATGGCTCTACATCTGTATGGGACTCCTGGACAATCTCGATTTGACTTCATGTGGGATATTTTGATTAAGCAAGCCCATGCTTACGTCTTGCTTGTTGCAGCGCATCGTCCAGCCGAGTTTCGATATGCTCGTCGAATTGCTAGCTTTATGAATCAACGGCAAAAGTTACCGATGGTTGTTGGGCTAACTCATACGGACTGCCCCAATGCTTGGCAATCAGAAAACATTGCGATCGCATTAGGGTATATCGACCCTAAAACCCGACCTCCGTTCATAACTGTTAATGCTAATGAACAGTCATCAGTGGCTCAAGCCATTGTTACCCTGATTCAGCATTCCATGCAAGTTTGTTTGGTCTAA
- a CDS encoding roadblock/LC7 domain-containing protein produces the protein MAINTEKLSLVLQNFVSATSDVQGAALVTPDGLPLASTLPGAMDEERVSAMSAAMLSLGERIGQELARGGIERIFVEGDKGYGILTSCGDDAVLLVLADQKAKQGILMLEIKRIVLEIKQILK, from the coding sequence GTGGCAATTAACACTGAAAAACTTAGTCTTGTTCTACAAAATTTTGTATCCGCAACCAGCGATGTTCAGGGTGCAGCACTTGTCACTCCAGATGGTTTACCCTTGGCTTCGACCTTGCCAGGTGCAATGGATGAAGAAAGAGTATCGGCAATGTCTGCTGCCATGCTTTCTCTTGGCGAACGAATTGGACAAGAACTTGCCAGAGGTGGTATTGAGCGCATTTTCGTTGAAGGCGACAAAGGTTACGGTATTCTGACAAGCTGTGGCGATGATGCTGTACTTCTAGTATTGGCTGATCAAAAGGCAAAACAGGGGATTTTGATGTTGGAAATTAAGCGGATTGTTTTAGAAATCAAACAGATTCTAAAGTAA
- a CDS encoding roadblock/LC7 domain-containing protein, with amino-acid sequence MAINTEKLSLVLQNFVSATSDVQGAALVTPDGLPLASTLPGAMDEERVSAMSAAMLSLGERIGQELARGGIERIFVEGDKGYGILTSCGDDAVLLVLADQKAKQGILMLEIKRIVSEIKQILK; translated from the coding sequence GTGGCAATTAACACTGAAAAACTTAGTCTCGTTCTACAAAATTTTGTATCCGCAACTAGCGATGTTCAGGGTGCGGCTCTCGTTACTCCAGATGGTTTACCCTTGGCTTCGACCTTACCAGGTGCAATGGATGAAGAAAGAGTATCGGCAATGTCTGCTGCTATGCTGTCTCTCGGTGAAAGAATCGGACAAGAACTTGCCAGAGGTGGTATTGAGCGTATTTTCGTTGAAGGCGACAAAGGTTACGGTATTCTGACAAGCTGTGGTGATGATGCCGTACTTCTGGTATTGGCTGATCAAAAGGCAAAGCAGGGGATTTTGATGTTGGAAATTAAGCGGATTGTTTCAGAAATCAAGCAGATTTTGAAATAA
- a CDS encoding pentapeptide repeat-containing protein — MEPIESNPVGRARGWLIGELSNLVEIPVQTIRYYERLELLRKPHRTEQGYRIYSTDALERLLFIQGVKAFGLSLDEIKQLMDLQALHTIPYATFKLMVKRKLDKLDLQIQELMTQRQNISQRLDLIAEVLPDCDTTNLELEQNHLLNLISTSTNSIDLEETQCDRPMFLDRSQEVLYMYSVGRRNFRLINLISAKLNGANLSGADFTNAKLMLSDLCEVSMIETKFVGANLAGAMMSEACLQKADFTDALLVGADLSGADLEGANFTAANLGGVNFTGANLRGVDFGEAILTGADFTKTDILQGNNFLA, encoded by the coding sequence ATGGAACCAATCGAAAGTAATCCAGTTGGACGTGCCCGTGGTTGGTTAATCGGTGAACTCAGTAATTTAGTTGAAATTCCTGTTCAAACTATTCGCTATTACGAACGTCTGGAATTATTGCGCAAACCTCATCGAACTGAGCAAGGCTACCGAATTTACTCTACAGATGCGTTGGAGCGCCTTTTATTTATTCAAGGGGTCAAAGCTTTTGGACTTTCTCTTGATGAGATCAAACAACTAATGGATCTACAAGCTTTGCATACCATACCCTATGCAACCTTCAAACTCATGGTGAAGCGGAAACTGGATAAGCTGGATTTGCAAATTCAAGAATTAATGACTCAACGACAAAATATTTCTCAACGGTTAGATCTAATTGCTGAAGTTTTACCTGATTGTGATACTACCAATTTAGAACTTGAGCAAAACCATCTACTCAATTTGATCAGTACATCTACTAATTCAATAGATTTAGAAGAGACTCAGTGCGATCGCCCTATGTTTTTAGATCGCAGTCAAGAAGTCTTATATATGTATTCAGTCGGGAGACGGAACTTTAGACTAATAAATCTAATCAGTGCAAAACTCAATGGGGCAAATTTGAGTGGTGCAGATTTTACTAATGCCAAATTGATGTTGTCAGACTTATGTGAGGTATCAATGATAGAAACAAAATTTGTTGGTGCGAATCTAGCTGGTGCAATGATGAGTGAAGCTTGCTTGCAAAAAGCTGACTTTACCGATGCATTATTAGTCGGAGCTGATCTTAGTGGTGCAGATTTAGAAGGGGCAAATTTTACCGCCGCAAATTTAGGGGGTGTGAACTTTACAGGTGCAAATTTACGAGGTGTGGATTTTGGTGAGGCAATTTTGACTGGGGCAGATTTTACTAAAACTGATATTTTACAGGGAAACAACTTTCTTGCTTAG
- a CDS encoding cysteine hydrolase family protein: MPAIAAQPYDYELPTESKIALVIIDMQRDFLEHGGFGDALGNDVTQLQSIVPTVKSLLETFRSLDLPVIHTIEAHSPDLSDCPPSKLNRGQGNPKIGDQGTMGRILIVGEDGNNIIPELTPLDNEIVIVKPGKGAFCRTSLEDILQKEQITHLLFTGVTTEVCVQTTMREANDRGYECLLIEDGTASYFPEFKSSTIEMLRAQGGIIGWTANADAVISVLAPQTMAIA, translated from the coding sequence ATGCCTGCGATCGCGGCTCAACCTTATGATTATGAATTGCCAACTGAGAGCAAAATAGCTCTAGTCATTATCGATATGCAACGTGATTTCCTAGAACATGGTGGTTTTGGTGATGCACTAGGTAATGATGTCACACAATTACAGAGCATCGTGCCAACAGTTAAGAGTCTATTAGAAACTTTCCGATCGCTAGATTTGCCTGTAATTCACACCATCGAGGCTCATTCTCCTGACTTATCAGACTGTCCTCCCTCAAAGCTCAATCGAGGTCAAGGCAATCCTAAAATTGGTGACCAAGGAACAATGGGGCGAATCCTAATCGTTGGGGAAGATGGCAATAATATTATTCCTGAGCTTACGCCTCTAGATAATGAAATTGTGATTGTCAAACCAGGGAAAGGTGCATTTTGTCGAACAAGCTTAGAGGATATCTTGCAAAAAGAACAGATTACTCATCTTCTCTTTACTGGTGTTACTACGGAAGTATGTGTCCAAACAACAATGCGTGAAGCCAACGATCGCGGTTATGAATGCTTACTAATCGAAGATGGAACTGCGAGCTATTTTCCAGAATTTAAATCTTCAACGATTGAAATGCTTCGCGCTCAAGGCGGGATCATCGGTTGGACTGCAAACGCTGATGCGGTGATTTCGGTATTAGCACCTCAAACAATGGCGATCGCATAG
- a CDS encoding cupin domain-containing protein: MIINQKVRVFPELLTRSSYDDLPWEPFRQGVEIYPLYKNDLGASAALLRYEAGAKVPHHSHSGYEHIFVLSGSQTDADGKYAKGSVVINPPDTSHQVSSEEGCVVLIVWEKPVIINE; this comes from the coding sequence ATGATTATCAATCAAAAGGTTCGGGTCTTTCCTGAATTGCTCACTCGCTCTAGCTATGATGATCTACCTTGGGAGCCATTTCGCCAAGGAGTCGAAATCTATCCTTTATACAAGAATGATTTGGGAGCAAGTGCAGCACTGCTGCGCTATGAAGCAGGAGCGAAGGTTCCCCATCATTCCCATTCAGGGTACGAACATATATTCGTCTTGTCGGGTTCACAGACCGATGCTGATGGCAAATATGCCAAAGGCTCTGTAGTCATTAACCCTCCTGATACTAGTCATCAAGTCTCTAGTGAAGAAGGATGCGTGGTTCTCATTGTCTGGGAAAAACCTGTAATTATTAACGAATAA